The segment ccATTCAAACAACCAAGCCAACAACGAGCTTATCCATCAGCTCTGGCAggactgtcactgtcactcacTCAGAGAGAGATGCTGGCAgaagggagcagctctggcaccactggcagagaggctgggatgggcaggacaCTGATGGTGTGTGaccctccctgcctggggacagccaggccaGGACCAAGGAAACggtgggacagcagagccagcccataCTGCAGCACGGGGCTGGGAGGACAAATGACTGCAGCAGCTAGGATGGGGAGGAAGCAGGTAGAGGTTTCACCAGCTAGAGGAGAGCTTTGCTCTGGCACAACCCCTCCTGGATGtctgtcccccctccccagggcccACTGGCCCCCAGTACCTCCtggtgcagccccaggcgcAGCGTCACCCCCTCAGTGCCCGGCTCGTCGCTGCTCTCGGTGCCGTGCAGGTGTCTGCTGAACTTGGGCAGGGGCACGCTGGGCTTCCCATCGGGGTTGAACATGTTGGGAGGGGCCAGCACGATGAAGGCGTTTGTCACTGGGCCtgtgacaggacagagggaacagGTCAGGCTGGACCCTGGTGGGTTTGAGAGGTAGGGCAGCCCCGAGAACAGCAAGTATGACCCTGGCACAGGTAGTGGTCAGGATTCTCcaccctccccagcagctctccctgcctggggctgcagctctcctggcctcccctctccctgagcCACCATCCATCAGCAGCTCCGTGCTGCCACGATCCATCACACGCTCTCAATGGCAGAGCTGATGAGCACGTTAATTACTGCATTTACCCACGGCTGCTGCcgccccctcccagctcctgctcgcTGGGAGCTCCCACTGCTGTCCCCCACGCCCTGTTCAGGCACAGCAGCTTCCAGCCCCACTCCAGCTTGGCCACTGCTACCACAGCCTGGCCATCCATTTCCCCTGGCCAAAGGCAAAGGTGAAGATGCTCCACTTGCACCTGAGAGGGGATTGCCAGTGCTGTGGAGAAGGGTATGGGGTGAGGGACTGGACATGGCAGGGCCTAGGGAGGCTCGGAGCTGATGGAGGATTTTGgtctctgcagagcaggcaTACACAAGCAGCTCTGACATGGACAAGGGCTCTGTCACAACAATCTACCCCTCCAGAGCCTGCTCCTAAATCTGTTCCTCCCAGGATCCAAGGCTGGGTCccaccagcagagcagcagctctgctgagtgcCTACCCCTAAAGCTGTTCCTGCCAGCTCTGATGGCTTCACTCCCTCCTTAAAGACCAGATGTTTGTGCTCCTGAGGCAAGTGCCCACCAGTGAGATTCCCACTGCTCTGGCAGTTCAAAAGGAAATGTGGACAGGAGAAAATCTTGCGAATGAATCCAGAGTTCCCCAAACCTGGTCACCAcccagccacagccaccacAGGGCCCCAGTGCAGATGCAAGTCCTGTAGCAGATCACCTTGCCCCAAGGCCTGGGGCAGTGTGTGACCCTGGGCCAGCCTGGGCATAGGGACTAGGCTTAGCTGGGGGGAAACAAATAACCCAGCTTCCAagacagagctgccagcagcacacatcAGCCAGAGCATCCCAGGAAGGCCTTGCAGAACTGAGCCCTCGGGGACGCTCTGTGCCACGCTGTGTTTGCAGAGACAAGAATGGAGCTCGTGTGATAGGATGGGAATTGAGGCCTGGAGGGATCtgggggcagtgctggcttcCAGCCTCATCCCACAGGTCTCCTGTTTCCCCCCGAGTGGTGCCAGCTACACAGAGTGACCGGGAGCAGCCCTGTCTCAGCTCATtacccaggagcagcagcttgaCTTCTCAAAGTCCACCCACTCTGCCCCCACCAAGGACAAGCCATCCTTGGTGACACAGCCCCCTGTGCCTGgcctgcctgcctggccctgagcCACACTCCAGCTCCCTGGATTTATTTGCAGCAGTGTTGAGTGGAGGGCAGTGGGTCCTGTGTGCCCCCAGCCACCCTCGTGCCCGGCAAGCGGAGTGACCGCGCTGTCCTGAGGACGCCGGGCCAGAGGCTGCTGTCACATCACCACGTCAGAACCCTGTCACCTCTGCcttggggagggagcaggacacactggaggggcagcagggacagaccTTGCTGGGGGGCTCATGTCACTGCTCCGAAGAGGGGGCTGGGTTGGGGCAGCAGATTCCCCCGccctgggaggctgcagggaacTGTGGGGACTCCAGACCCAGGGCACAGCTTGGAGGTGCTGGGCTCCCAGCCCAttcctgagcacacacagcacagcacagcacagcacagttaTGCCAGTGCCAAGGCTGCCAGGGAAACCaaatccctgccccagcagaggctgcagagcaccCACAGCTCGGGGTcagcctgctcctcctgggaaGAGCCTGGTGCATCCATtcttccctgcagcctcaggagGACTCCAGTGCCCGGCTCACAGCCAAAGCCTGGCCCCCCCTCCTTGGATGACTCACAGCTCCATTTGGTCTGTTTTCACCCTCTAGTGCCAGCGGCGCCAGGCTGGATGGACACTGCAGTGGGTCCCAATTAGGAATGGTCCTTGGCAGccaaaaggaagaggaaaagggtCTGCAGGCAGCCTGGCTTCCAGAGACTGCCCTGAGGCAACAGCTCAAccactgcagaggagcagggtcTGGCTTTCCCCACCATCAActttgggaggggtttgggcCATGCCCAAGGCAGCTCAACTGGACACTGCGGCACCAGGGGCCAGAAACCACCACAGCTGGGGGAGGAACACAGTTAGCAACAGGAGGGGTAAATCCTCCATTGCTCTGAGGTAGCTGAGGCGCCcaactgctgctcctgcaatTTACTGGAGCCATCAAACTGAAATCCCAGACAGCTGCTCATATGGGATTCACTTCAGGCCCCATGAGCTCACGGGCACTCACTGCCGGGGTTACAGAGCTCTCTCCCCTCCAGACACAGCTGGGGTGCATGTGGGGTGACTGCTGCCTTGGGAAAACAAGGAGGAGGATCCTGTGTGGCCTCAGTGACAGGGTGAAATCCATGACTCACTCCTGACAGTGCACAGGGGGTTGTTAACCCATGGGGCAAGGTCACGGCACCACTCCAGACAGCCGAGGCTCCCTCCAACacctctgcccttcccagggcGTGAAGCAAGGGGCAGAAACGCACCTGgagtgcccagggcagcagaggtgagacagcagcagcctctggcagTGAGGATCCTGGAGATAAGGACATTCCTACCTTTGTGATTCATCGTCTTCAGGCACTGCTTGCTCTGGATGTCCCACAGCCTGACAGTTTCGTCGTGAGAGCCTGAGAGCAGGAGGCTGCCGTCTGTGGAGACCGACAGACATGTCACCTGGTTCCTGGAATGGGGAACAGGATGTTTAAACTCAGGATGACCCCAGGACAGCCAGAAGCTGGTGAAGTGGGCAGATGGTGGCTGGCAGGTATGTCTGGTTCCTCACCTGTGCCCTTTAAAGACCTTCCCGTTCTCCCGCTCTGTCTGGAAGGTCCGGTCTCTCTGAACCGGCTGCAgaaatgaaggaaggaagggagggagagggattAACATTCAGGAAGGCTGAATCCAGCAGGTTCATCAACATGTCTGGAGGGGGTAGAGGAGACACAGGGGCACCAGGTCCTCCTGTGCTCTGGCAGGTCACACCAGTTGCagtggggaggtgacagtggctcGGGGTGACAGGGcacacctgcagccccacacaCTCACCCAGGCGCAGAGGTCGACCTGGAAGATGGACCCATCCATGCCCCCACAGAACATGTGGTACTCAGAGAGGTCCAGGGTCACAGCCATGATCCCCACGTCGAAGAGAACGGAAAGCAGGAGGTCCCCAGATGAGatttcccagagctggattgagaggggacaggagaatCAGGAGTGAGAATGTTAATGGTAGGATTGGAGGAACACTGACATCCTGGCATCCCACACTGGCATTCCAGCCCAGCATCACCTCCTGGCTGCGGCTGGGAAACTGAGTCCAAGGCAGAATCAAGGCAGAACCCAGGATCAGCCTCTCTGTGAGCAGGAGAGAAGTTTCCCACGCAGCTTCAAAACAGCTTTGAACCCTCTCTGTGGCCATCCTGCCCCCAGggcatccccagccccacagattCCAGcatgctctgctccctgtggacATCAGCAATGGAAAACAGAGGAGCTGACCCCGACACTCCCAGGACAACAGGGACTGCAGCAGTCCAGCCTGGGGGCAGGTGCAGAGAAACTGCTGTTGTTggagaggcagagcccaggTCTGGCAGCTCTGAGTCATTGCAGAGACAGCCAAGAAATTAAGCTACTGCAACCCGGGAAAGCTTcaggacagcttggggacagggacagcttccTGCCACCTGGCAGGAACCCGGCTTTGACCCTGCAGGGTCTGGCACCTCCGAAATGAGCCTCACCTTGGCTGTCTGGTCGAGGGAGGCGGTGGCAGCCCGTGCCAGGGGCCCTCCGAAGCCGCAGCACAGGTCGGTGATGGGGAGGCTGTGCCGGGACCAAACGTGCCGGGGGTCAGGGATCTGGGAGGGCTCTGCCTGCAACACGCTGTGAGGAGAGCAGAGACAGGTGGGTCACTCAGGACAGAGCCCCATGgggagctgggccaggctctgctccaacTGGGAATGTCTCTCTTGGCTGCAGGGACCAAGTGGGACataggagctgctggcagccatGGCACACAGACACTGAGGCTGAGGGGCTGAGATCCCTATCCCAAAGGGACAAAGACCCCCAGTAAAGGGCACAAtcccccctgtgtcacccatGGAAAGAAGTCAGAGCCATATGCCTGCTCCCAAGAAgcccaggtgagaccccaagGAAAGGCTCCCTGCCCACATGGCGGGCACAGAGGGAGCTGTGAGCTTAGAGGGATCTCCTGTCCAAaatccctgtgccccccagccccccttaCTTGTAGAGGTTCCACACCAGGGCCAGGCAATCCTTGGCCCCTGAGAGGAAGTGGCTGCTGTCATCAGTGAAGCAAAGGCACGTGAGGTCCTGGTAGTGTCGGTTCAGGATGGCGAGGAGGTTCCCATTGGACACCTGGAGCgaggggaaaggcaggagggtGTCAAGGATGTGTTCGGATAAAGTGGTGCCCTGCCCCTGGTGCAGTGAGAGGAGAAGGGTGGGTTCTGCTGCCCACATGAGCCTGCTGGCACCTCGGGACTGTAGCTGACACTGCTGAGGTACAGCTGGAACAACAACCTGCACTCAGGACCACAGGGAAGTTCAGCACATAGCAGTGGAGAGGTCCTGGTACATTAACTCTGGAACCCAGTGATGCCATAGCTGCTCCTCTGGTCAAGTGACAAGTGTGCAGTAAAGATTTCTTGTTCACTCTTAATATTCAGATTACTTTGGCagcttcttccctcctcccacaggTCCTCAGGAGGTGGCAGTGGGGTTGTGAGAGCTGTAGGacaccccagggctggctcGTGGTCCTGGGCCAGCAGAGGCTTTAGGGTGGACAAggaatcccccaaatccagTGCATTTCTTAATAAAAGGCAACACTGCAGATGGGGAGGGAActaagaagagaaaaagcctcaaataaaataaaataagagacTACATCTTCCCATGGTCTGaattacacaaaaaaatcaaaccaagcCTCAATTCAAGGGATTTCATAGACAGCACAAAAACAGGGCACTAGGGGCTGGTTCCAGCTCCATGATGGTTTCCATGGAGCCTCTCCAATGTGCCAGAGGG is part of the Catharus ustulatus isolate bCatUst1 chromosome 29, bCatUst1.pri.v2, whole genome shotgun sequence genome and harbors:
- the WDR18 gene encoding WD repeat-containing protein 18, encoding MAAPMEVALVSDAAGPLCNCSVWELHSGSALPGYRGGNSGPRGLALLGGEHLLGAQLGKSYINVWELQRKDQLQQKIICPGPVTCLTASPNGLYILAGVAESIYLWEVSNGNLLAILNRHYQDLTCLCFTDDSSHFLSGAKDCLALVWNLYNVLQAEPSQIPDPRHVWSRHSLPITDLCCGFGGPLARAATASLDQTAKLWEISSGDLLLSVLFDVGIMAVTLDLSEYHMFCGGMDGSIFQVDLCAWPVQRDRTFQTERENGKVFKGHRNQVTCLSVSTDGSLLLSGSHDETVRLWDIQSKQCLKTMNHKGPVTNAFIVLAPPNMFNPDGKPSVPLPKFSRHLHGTESSDEPGTEGVTLRLGLHQEEPGQSYLEKAEKMYSQMYSTREKNLVGDQEHLTIQVSELEEEVSNLRKINKDLFDFSTRIITKPAK